The sequence below is a genomic window from Wyeomyia smithii strain HCP4-BCI-WySm-NY-G18 chromosome 1, ASM2978416v1, whole genome shotgun sequence.
acagggcaatttattattcaatgtcggttatgctgatcgcagcctttgcgctgcccctacagtggggggtttactgaataaagtggaaattagacaactacaacagaatttgattgcatcccgcacagaatgtctgcttgtgttgatgccagaaaattattaaccttcaattattttttatttgccttgaaaaaagcatgttgcggttcaaaatcggttgctaattacaacctttgagctgccctaacattgggggaattaagatacacggacaacatgcactgtggaagctatttcacattcagtaaattagacgggtgcgacaaatttggaTTGCTAGGATGCCACACAGAATGCTCGCTTGCGTTGACaagaattattaactttcaatgacttgttaatttgccttgaaaaaggcattttgatttccgaaattggatttcctgatggcaatcttcatgctgccccaacacggggggaataatggctgtctggcgacacacgctgagaaaaaccgcgctgctcctgagacgtggtgaccaaccacagagctagtgctgctgctaaggaaggacgactgctgttgtcgctgtctagaactattatgtgcggctccggctgaaacaggctcttatataggccaaatagcatgtatATAGGCCAGCATAGCAtgtcaattgcaaggtatatgatcctgtcgaccgtgcttgggaagcaagcatataacgaccaatcagaggtcgaatttttcgtgtTGACaaagcttgactattttcaatagtacaatagtgtgaataataaaattacaattatcttattttgggaagaatcttagaagattttccaatctattgctgcaagaacgaaggaaatccctcgattactaaccgatttatcagcatttgaaattggacatatttttcacttttttcggttttagattttcatttcacatccctatgtagccgaacttcctaagagaagtattctacttcaaaaatttcctcgtcgcttaaaaaataagcacacgcattagccgtctgtttgccgcccctcgatgattgacgagcaggcgaaCGCCTGCTTCGCCTACGCGTTAATCCGCCCCTGGCCTAATGTTccgagttttatttttttgaatgttCGTAGTGTAATTATTTAGGTaggttgccttactagggccatgctaccgagtctcgtgatggggctgccatcttgggtATAGCATTCGAGACAGCACGTTTCTTTATTTAGCCGCCCGCTTCGAGTCAGACGTTGTTATGAGCCGCCCTAACCTGGGAAACATACGGTCAGAAAGGCTGAACTTTCCTTCGAGGAGGTCAGCCCACCTCtcgcttccctgtcagcatacgcaTAGGTTCCATCACGGGTTGGTTACCATGATCTTCgcttggttactcgtatcccggctgGTACCACGAGGAGGTGGGGacaggagttgctgggcaggatgctatggaccacaatggggtctattttatgccaactggTACaggttctttcgtcccgttattggtagggaaagccttcactcttccaccaacgacaacggcttgaggttagtgaacttcgccgcagCCAGGGGAATGGCCTTCCGTAgaacccattttgcacgtctgaacattcggaagcacacctggagacacccatatggagaggcctgctcctaGATAGACCACATGCTGGTCACTTTTCGCCTGCTGTACGGATTAAGACGCAGAGTGAAGCTATGATGCATGATGACCCCGTccaatttttgtaagaaaatcgATAAAGTGCCATCAGGTACTGGAGAACACAACGGTCTAGAATTATGTAACATCCTTCGCCTAATTTGAAAGGTTTTACGCTAGAAATAACTTTACAGTTATGTGATTATGTGACGTTATGTGACATTCTGATAGTTTGACcgtacaaaaaatattttaagaacaTGCTGAAAATatagtttattatttttctgaacgTAAAACAATGGCATTTATCAACAAAATATATATCTTTTTTAACTCTATTTTAAACCGGCTGCGTTTCGCGCTCCAGCCAAGCCAACGTTTCGACATCATTGGCCTTCTTCAACAGCGGTGACAACGTCTCCCGGACGGTTTCTTGGTATCGATTCAGGCTGCCGCGTTCTTTTTCCGTCAGTAGCGAAACATCAATTAATTTCGTCTGGATCGGGCACATGGTAACAGTACTGAACGCCAGGGCTCCACGACCGTTGAAATTATCCCCAATAGAGGCCGATACAACTTGGACGATATCCTCGATGCGAATCCCAAACTTGCCGTCTTTGTAGTAACCAGGTTCTGAATAAGAAAGTcgcaataaaacatgaaattcATTTTGATAGTAGTCTCACCATtggaaagaaacatattctccTCCAAACCGGGATCATCCGGCATAAGACGAACACCGATGCCCATAGGGCCTTCGTGGACGTTCAGGAAATGTCCGATTCCGTGTCCAGTTCCATGACCATAATCCAGCCCGGCGTCCCATAGTGCTTTCCGCGCAATTGTATCCAGGAATTGACCCTTCACCTTTCGCGGAAAAATGGCTGTTCCGAGAGCGATCTGACCCTTTAGCACACGTGTGAATGCATGGATTTCCTCTTCGCTGGGTGTCCCGAAGTGAACCGTTCGAGTAACGTCCGTTGTTCCGTCCCTTGAAAAAGCAACACGTTTTAATTGGGTTTATCTGAGCGACAGTAATTAGGGTTTCAAAGCATACGAATACTGAGCACCAGAATCGCAGAGATACATCTCCTTGGTGGAAATTGGTCGATTCGTTTCCGGTAATGGATGATAGTGGATTACGGATCCATTCGGACCAGAAGCACTGATGGTGGTGAAGCTGAGACCCATGTAATTTTCCTGCTTGCTAGAATAGAACGCCATTTAATTCTATTTCAAAATAAGTGTTAGAAACGGACTTACCTTCGAAACTTCTCCAGCTGATCCGCTCCGCTAATTTCGTCAACCGCACGATTTTCCCGCAGGCACCGTTCTAGCCAGGCAAAGTACTGACACAAAGCGACCCCGTCGCGGATGTGACACTGCCGCATGCCGGCAACTTCCACTTCGTTTTTAACCGCTTTCATCAGATTAATCGGTGTAATCTCGTGGATTCGTTTCTCCTCGGGAACGAGCGCGGTTAAGGCGTAACTCGATCCCAAACTGATCCAAACCCGACTCCCGCTGGCTTCAACCAGCGTTTTCAGCACCTCCTGAACGGCCTGGTAAGGACGGATCAGTGGCTGAACTTGATTAGCCTGAAAATGTGCACTGACTGAGGGCTTAAATTTGCTCTCGTCAACAAAGAAGTACAAATCTTCCAGCGTCACCAGCAGGTAGGAGAAAAACACCGGATTATAATCGATGTCGGCACCGCGCAGGTTGAGAAACCAAGCGATTTCATCCAGAGCGCTAACTACTAACACCGTAGCTCGCTTTTCTACCATTTTCTCACGAACGGCAGCGAGCTTCTCGGCCACCGATTGGCCGGTCAAATGCAACCCCAGCGGAAAAATCGGATTTTGCGGTGCTGCTGGTTGATCCTTCCAAACCAAATCGATCAGATTAGGCGAGATAGGAAGCAGTGAGCAACCGGCTGATTTCAACGACGTCTGCAGTGGATTCCATGCACGTGTTGACATCAGGTTGGCATCGACACCCACTCGGCATCCCGGCTGAAGCACCTTCGCCAACCAGGCATCGATTGTAGGAGTTGCGGGCTGTCCGTCACGCATCAGTGTCCAGTTGGAGTCCAACTGCTTACCGGCCTGCTGGTAGTAGCGACCGTCGGTCCACAGCAGAGCTTCCCGCTCGGTGACAACCGCCGTTCCAGCGCTGCCATCGAAGCCCGAAATAAAAGCACGCCGTTCGTCCCGTTTCGCCAGGTACTCACTCTGGTGCGCGTCATCCGATGGAATGATATAGGCGTTGATCGAGCCCAAGCTGTTGGGTAAATCGGCCATCAGCGACCGGAGCGCGGTCAGCACTTCACCGGTCGGTTTCATCTTGCTGCGGTTGAAAGGGTCCAAAACAGACTGATGgatttaaaatttgttcacGTTCTGAGTGGAATGCACCGTCAGCGTAAGATAAGCTGAACAATCCAACTGGGGACGATTAAAGTCTCTCGCAATGAATGATAGATTCAAGTTGAATTGTTTCGTTTTATCTTATCTGTTGACAAGCGAAACGGGAAACTGCCTAAAGACTAGCAGCAACTCACCTGAGTAAACGTTGCAGTTTGCTGGTTTTCTAAATATCCACAGTTTGGTGAAATTAATGTAAAAGAACGAAACCCTTGTTATTGtagaacaaaaaacaaattttttaacaTTACACTTTTCACTGCAACCAAAAACTGCACTGTTGTGATTCGCATTTGACAGAACAGCTGATGACGAaggcgatgatgatgatgatgtttgTGTACAACACAACAGGCGctttttcggtttttcttctGACTTGTATGTTGTATGCAACTATCGAGTCAACTTGTGTAAAAGACTTGCCATAATACGGGGTGACTCTGTTAGATGCCTTATTAGGAATATTTCAGGGGCTGATAGAGGGtcatatttgatgaaaaaaaactcttcTTATGATTTACCTTAAAACAGCCAATACCCTTGAATTCTGGAAGGCAGCGAAATGAGCCGTCTAGGTCGATCAGAGGTTTCTGGCTCTTCATCGTCTAACTATtcaggaacattttcttcattgTCCAGTAGCTGTTCAGCTGTACCGAGGGGTTGTTGTTCTTTAGCCATGAGTTGTGGTGGAGCTTCTAATGGTGGCGGAGGAAGCTCTTGAATGTTCGGCTGGTGGATTTTTAGAAGCAGGAGCCTTCAGGATATCTGCATCGTTTGATTCGTCTCCTTCGAACGGGAACAGTATCCTTCTTTGTGGCCAATGCGGTTGCAGTCCTTGCAAAGGCGACTGTCGAAAAAGCAGTCCTTcactgtgtttcaccagttccccaggcgtctcaccatccgcaagtctccttcgatctcgTCGAGGCATTGTGCACGCTGCGCCGCTCTATTTCTGGTGCTAGCAGgattgctgaagagaagtggtttcacagggttgtcgtccggcatccatacggcgtgaccggcccaccgcaacctattaactTTCGCCAGTTGTGCAATGGGGTTTTCTCCAAGCAGCGTGGGCAGCTCaagcgccgtcgccattctctgTCGTCCGTccgtactccaccgtagataatCCGCAGCATCTCTCGTTCGAGAGCTTCATGAGCGTTAGGAATACCGGTCTTataagggttttgtacagcgtcaacttcgtgcgtcgtcgcactcgactcatcgccgtctacagagaTTTGAGTTGAGAGGCTGATGTTGTTAATCTTgaagcctctcgctcgcatgtatttcgttttcgacgcatttattcgcagtccgaTTCTTCTGGCTTCGGCTTCCAGTcaggcgtaagtttcctccatCGTGAAGATACGTGTTATGttgtcaaagtcatccgcgaatcttgtgaaaatcgtgctcCTCGTCTCGATACCCgtcctccggatcacaccctcaagggcgatgatAAACAACAAACAAGAAGGTGAGCGATttgaaggggctcgagagtatccccgaaacacgcacatagcacatcacttgcgccatggtggatGGTGgaagtcgatgaagatgtgatgttgtactcgcgacatttctgtaagatctgtcggattgagaagatctggtccgtggtggcacgggctcccatgaacaggatctgtgagagtattttgtgggcgacattgataagcgagatactgCGGTAGTTGCGGCAGTCCAGCTCCCTCCGACGTCCCTCCATTCACTCgcctggcagtttttcctcattCCAAattctggaaatgacccagtgcagcgctctagccagtgcCTCTCTCCCATGTGTGAAGAGTTCGCTCggcagcttcccgatctcacaagaacttcatgaacatgCTGCTGCTTGTGCTCCTAGGTCAATTcttgctccgcttctgtttactgtatcgTTATTCACCTGTCAACCATCGCTGGCATctgtgagaaggttcccatttgcgtcgttgcacatgtcggcttgcggcactaCACGgtatcactggcacggtacagctgctctAGCTCCTCATGTTCAGAATCCTCTTGCTGGTGCTTCTTTcatctgagaatcgtggtcatgtcgttccgtgcccatTTGAAAttggtccggttcttctcattcaccgctggcTCGCACTCTCCGTCATATCAGTcatttctgccactcggtgcttccataCCTAGTGTTGCCGTTGTGGTGTCTCGGTTAGCTGTGCGAATGCagcaccagccgtcttcgagaggcgATGCGCCAAGCCCCTTCACCGTGGGTAGTACCGCGAGTCccggagctgcttgatgttgagccaCGAGGGTATACGGTCGTACCGGCTTTGTATATGTCTTTCCTaccgatctgagcgttcatgttcCCGATGACGATCCTGATGTCTCCACTTGAgtagctatcgtagagtttgttctgctgtgcgtagaacgctttttTCTCTACATCgtgtcttccttcgtgagggcagtgtacattgaggatagtgtagttgtagatcTAGCCTTTTGTTCTCAACAAAAACAATCGCCTACCACTTGATCACACCACTCTGCATCCTGTCCAGCGCTATAAAGCCGGTACTCAGTTCAtttgttgtgccgccgctctggtagctCTGTGCCTCGCGGCTACAAATCCTTCGTACCTTCACTTCCTTTCGGCAGAGcacctggagcgcaacgatgtcgaagtggcggggttctagctgatccaacAAAATCCGATCGCCACCCGGGGTGTTCTGCGATCCATGTATCATGTACCGAGCTTTCAATAGTCGTCCCTATTTTGTCTCCTAGGTCGTGCTGTTTTCCAAGAAGAACTctccgatcttcccttggttgcacGTATCCCAGGTGGTatcacgtggaggtagggataggagttgctgggcattatgctttggaccGCACTGCACAGCGGTCCAAtagggcaaaaagtggaacttgatttcatagcgcctttcaccttcatccttgcttcatagtgtcttcggaacaattgtttgtatgaatgacccgcataatcgcaaattgtcaaaaaatatggaaagtttaatatgggtcattccatacgaagtgaccacgaaaaagcacaaacttggacacgaccatcaaagattttgctcaaaggtgggagaattattcatctactgtcgctttgaaaaaatcccaaatttggtgtcgattggaatacccccctttctgtgggaccccctgtttattgcaaagtcacgaattttttgttcaaaatccctttttcttacaattcaaggggccattcacataccacgtggacagctttggggggggggggggagttggctattgtccacggtccatacaattttttttagaatttcagttgtccacggaggggaaggggggggggtcaaaatcgtgcGTTCAATTGATCAACCTGTGATCGTCAGTAGAGTGAAGTACAGTGTCATAGTGCGAGATTTTAGGATTTTCGATCTCCAGTGAATAGTGCTTCTTGCTGGCATTGCTATTGTTTGGCTAGAGTAGCAGCTTAGCATCATCCGTTTTTGTTCGTTCTGCCTGCTCGAAGGCGACCTGATCCCCGCTAGTCATggcaaaaatatgtaaaaaatgcaATGATGCAATTAATGGCATCGACTTTGTCACCTGCCGTGGATATTGTGGAGCAATGTTTCATATAAACAATTCGTGCTCAGGTGTCTCTCGTGCTCTGTCGAATTATTTTGCATCAAAcaagaaaaatctgtattggaTGTGTGATGAATGCGCAGATCTCTTTGAAAATTCACActttcgcatgatgtctcgtcGAGGCGATGAAACTTCACCGCTCTCGTCGCTTACAAGCGCAATAGATGAACTGCGACAAGAAATTAAACAGCTTGCCCCCAAAACAACAACCGCATTAACACCAAACTGGCCTTTGCCAGGGATACGCCGAGCAAATAAGCGTCTGCGCGGACTTGATGGATCAGCCCGGGCCGTCAGTGACTCTCAGGTAGGATCTAAACCTTTAGGGGAGAGCATCGTGTCTGTCCCTACTAGTAGTTACGCTGATGAGAAGCAAAAATTTTGGCTGTACCTATCTCGAATTCGCCCGGATGTCTCTGTCGATGCTGTTACATCTATGGTTAAGGCCAATCTGGAAATCACAACCGAACCTACAGTTGTTAAGCTGGTCCCCAGGGGAATGGACACAAGTACTATGAATTTTGTCTCCTTCAAAATTGGTATCGATCCCGCAGTAAAATCGAAAGCACTTGAATCGTCAACATGGCCAGAAGAATTATTGTTTCGTGAATTTGAAGACTACGGTTCAATAAAATTTCGCAATCGTTCGGATTCGGAACATGGCACACCGCGTCAACAGCTCCCTGTGAGGACATAATCCACGCCCGACCGCCACCGAGACGCAATGTTTTGGGCCTTAAGGAAGCCCCTTACCCCCCCGATGCAGTCGCGTCTATCGCAGCCAGCCCTCATCTTAGTCGTCTCGGTCCTGTTATCGGTTGGGGGAACGGGGTTTTCCGACCCGCCTCACCAGGCAAGTATTGTAATTCGTGTGAACAGATTTCGTTTcctgatttgacgatgaatttTAGCAACCATGAACGAGTCAGCAGCGATCTTACTACCACCTTTAACGTGATGTCATCTACAACATCGGGACGCAATGTGCGAAGCTTTACGGAAGTCCCCCATTCGTCCGACCCAGTCGAGCCTCTTGCAGCCAGCGATCAACATAGCCGTCCCGATCCTGCGGTCGGAATGAGTGGTGGGATCTTCCAGGATGCCAGCTCCGGCAAGTACTCTACCGTTGACATTGATTTACTCTCTGAGGAGGCTTCATCTTCCAGTTGCGTTACTCTTCCACCATCTGCGCCATCTGCACGTGGTACGATAAAGGATGGTATATCGATTTATTACCAAAACGTTCGTGGATTACGCACTAAAATCGACGAAGTGTTCATCGGTGTGGCTGAATGCGAATTCGACATCATCGTATTGACTGAAACATGGCTAGATGAGAAAATCTACTCAGCGCAATTGATTGGCGggaatttttcagtatttcgtTGTGACCGGAGTTCACAAAACAGCAACAAATCACGTGGCGGGGGCGTATTTATTGCTGTGTCAGCAAGATTGAGTGCATATATCGACCCTATTCCTATCTGTAACACGCTCGAGCAGATTTGGATCAGAGTGAAGCTACCGCATCAATCACTGAGTGTTGGTGTCATTTATCTGCCTCCCAACCGCAGAGGTGACCAAATTTGCATCAGGGACCACATACGTTCAGTAGAAGCAATTACCTCCAACCTTAGTCTATGTGATCTGGTATTGTTATTTGGTGATTATAATCAATCAGGTTTAGTTTGGAGCTTCCCGATGAATGCGccaccaacagttgacagcttgAAGTCTCGTATATCTGTTGCTTGTGCATCTCTCCTGGATGGTTTCAGTGAACAGGGCTTCGTGCAGTTCAATCATGTTACAAACAGAAATTCTCGCCTACTTGACTTAGTTTTGGTCAATGAATGTACGTTCCCGGTTTGCTGCGTTCGGGAAGCTGCTGAGCCATTGACTTCACTTGACGCTGACCA
It includes:
- the LOC129718072 gene encoding xaa-Pro aminopeptidase ApepP codes for the protein MKPTGEVLTALRSLMADLPNSLGSINAYIIPSDDAHQSEYLAKRDERRAFISGFDGSAGTAVVTEREALLWTDGRYYQQAGKQLDSNWTLMRDGQPATPTIDAWLAKVLQPGCRVGVDANLMSTRAWNPLQTSLKSAGCSLLPISPNLIDLVWKDQPAAPQNPIFPLGLHLTGQSVAEKLAAVREKMVEKRATVLVVSALDEIAWFLNLRGADIDYNPVFFSYLLVTLEDLYFFVDESKFKPSVSAHFQANQVQPLIRPYQAVQEVLKTLVEASGSRVWISLGSSYALTALVPEEKRIHEITPINLMKAVKNEVEVAGMRQCHIRDGVALCQYFAWLERCLRENRAVDEISGADQLEKFRSKQENYMGLSFTTISASGPNGSVIHYHPLPETNRPISTKEMYLCDSGAQYSDGTTDVTRTVHFGTPSEEEIHAFTRVLKGQIALGTAIFPRKVKGQFLDTIARKALWDAGLDYGHGTGHGIGHFLNVHEGPMGIGVRLMPDDPGLEENMFLSNEPGYYKDGKFGIRIEDIVQVVSASIGDNFNGRGALAFSTVTMCPIQTKLIDVSLLTEKERGSLNRYQETVRETLSPLLKKANDVETLAWLERETQPV